The following is a genomic window from Microtus pennsylvanicus isolate mMicPen1 chromosome 3, mMicPen1.hap1, whole genome shotgun sequence.
agtgacttctttttctattttggcaGAGCTAGGGctgatattttacttcttttgagAGAAGTTATCATGATGTAGCaaacactgttttgaaatttGCTATGGAGTCCCCGCCAGCTTTGAACTCTTAACTTTTTTGACTTTATGTTTACAGAGTGCTACGGTTACAGGGAATGCCAACATATGTAGCCTTTTCCTCCCATCCTTTTTTCCTCctatattccttttctctttctgagacagtgtctttcaaAATAGTGCCAGCCAGCCAGCATTGAAGGTAAAGACAGGAAGGTTCTTTGCTGATTTCCAGCTTAGCCCAGAAAATGTGAaccccaggttcagggagagagcctgtctcaaagggaTGAAGACTGGATAGAGAACACTGTCCTTCGTTGTACACTAGCAAGAGATAAAACACACAACTCCAAAAACCTATTTTCTTGaaggactgggtgtggtggcataagcctttaatccaaactcgggagacagaggcaggcaggtacctgtgagttcaaggccatgctggtttatgagtttcaggctagccagcaatacagtgagatcctgtctaataGGAATTTTACATTACATTATGGGCAGCATTGGACCAGTCTAGCTTCCATCCAATCTCACTGCTGGAACACACCCAGTATGAGCTTCTAGATGGGGGGATATAAACCCAACCACTGACAGGGCTGCTATGGAAGAAGCTGGTAtgacacagctctgcctgtgaTTAGAGCCTCTCTGCACTAGCACCGTGACCTCCACATCCACCTGGCGGTAGCAGCCTTGAATAGCCAGCCTGTGGGCCCTGGCTACCTGACCGGCCTGGGTGCCTCTTCCCAAGTCAGTCCCCTGCCATGGTATCTATGGCCCAAGGTATGTGTTCAGGGCACACTTTGCAGCCATCCTTACTTCCTGATGTTCCCGTCAGAATTGGTTCCCAGCATGTCAACACAAATACCAGCACAGTGACTTCAGTTGAGGTGGGTCCTATCTCTGCCCTGTAGCTTTGGGCAAGCTGACCTTCTAGGGCCTCCTATAGCCACTGCACAGATTTAGTGGCCAGATAATGGGCACAAGGCTGGGAACAGTGAGTAGCAAGTAGTCACCCTTTCCAAGGGCTCACTGTCAATTCTTATGGTCAGTGTCTGGTCTTTATGGTTTCTTGCCTGGTGCTAATAAGTGCATCTCCCACAGCTGGCATGTGGCCAGGATGGGCAGCTGAAGGGCTTTGCAGTACTGGAGTATGAGACAGCAGAGATGGCAGAGGCTGCACAACAGCGGGCAGATGgcctggccctgggtggcagtcaCCTTCGTGTGTCCTTCTGTGCTCCAGGTCCTCCTGGCCGCAGCATGCTGGCAGCACTCATTGCTGCCCAGGCCACGGTGAGTAGGGGTACCCCTTGGACACCAGTGTCTCCCCTTTGTGGCCTCTGCTCTGAACCTTCCTCTGATCCCCTCCTCAGGCTCTCAATCGAGGCAAGGGACTCCTGCCTGAGCCAAACATCCTGCAGCTGTTGAACAATCTGGGCCCATCTGCCTCCCTCCAGCTGCTGCTCAATCCTCTGCTGCATGGAGGTGCCAGTGGCAAGCAGGGTAAGATGGGCCACACACGTTTGTAGGGGTATCATACAGAGACCACTCCTCCTATGTCAGTATCTGTGACATGAGCATGGAGGTCCCTAAGGAGAGTGGAACTTGTATCAGAAAAAGACCCACCCTTCTCTGCCTGGATCCTTCAGGCCCATCCATCACTTCTGAAAATTCGGGGCTGTGCTGGGTGGTGCATTATCACAAGGCATCCATGTCTCGTTTCAGGCCTTTTGGGTGCGCCCCCTGCCATGCCACTGCTCAGTGGACCTGCCCTGTCCACTGCGCTGCTCCAGTTAGCTCTGCAAACCCAGAGCCAAAAGGTAACAGCCTCATGGTGAAGGCTATTCCACCAGGCGCCTTTTCTAGACCACCCCTTATGTCAGAAGTTACATTCCCCTCTGCTCTGGAGAGATGTCTGCTCTGGTGGCCAGGACATCCATATCTGTTTCCAAAATGAATGTGCTAATAAGAAAGCCTGACCTTGTGCATTTGGGGTGTAGTTACCCTTGGTCAGCTTTGTTCTGTGGTGAACAGGGCCTGGGTGCTAAGGACTGTCATTGTGTCTGTGTGACCATGGTAGAAAGTGGAGTAACAGCCCTGACATGCTCAGTATTTCCCACATAATCCCCagtgcagggggctggagagatggctcagaggttaagagcaccgactgctcttccagaggtcctgagttcaattcccggcaactacatggtggctcacaaccatctgtaataagatctggtgttctcttctggccttcgggcatacatggaggctgaatactgtgtacataataaataaataaatctttaaaaaaaatccccagtgCATAGAACAAGGACTGGCATTCAGGAGCCTATAGACCACATAAGTGGGGTTAGGGTTGCTGGAGGGctccatgtgtgtctgcctgtgctTAACTTGGGAGTTGGTGGTGCTGGGTATTGTGACTGCCGGGACTGTGGATGGCTTGTGTCTGCTGTCCAGGCCACACTGTTCCCACCTCCAGCTGACTGTACTCTGTTTTAGAAGCCTGGGATCCTAGGAGACTCACCTCTGGGTACCCTCCAGGCCGGGGCCCAACCTGCCAATTCTCTCCTTGGGGAGCTATCTGCAGGTAAAGTTGGATCCTGCCACCCACTTCTCTAGAGATGCTTCCCCAGTGAATTCGGTGTAGCCTTAGACAGGTGACCTAATTTGTCTGGGTCATTCTCCTATTGTCTTGGTGCCCACCTCATGGGGCAGCTGGGAATGTCTTAGGATGCTGATGTCCAAAGAGACCTTGAGTCACTAACTACCTGTAGGGCACAGGGTTGTCCTTGTCCCAGGACCATGGGTAGAGTTGTCTCTAAAGGTCTGGGCCCTTAGTTgacaccttccttctctctttaggGGGGGGCCTGGCCCCAGAACTGCCACCCCGCCGAGGAAAGCCACAACCCTTactaccaccactgctgggcccttCTGGGGGTGACCGGGAGCCCATGAGTCTGGGTCCCCCAGCATCCCAGCTCactccacccccagcccctgtGGGGCTCCGAGGCTCCAGTCTTAGAGGCCTCCCGAAGGACAGTGGGCCCCTGCCAACGCCCCCTGGGGTAAGGTACCACCCTGTTTCCAGCCTCCCTTCCCTTTGAGGTCCCTTCTGCCCAGGGCCCTAGCAAAACCAACCCTCCTGTTACAGGTGTCACTGTTGGGGGAGCCCCCAAAGGACTACCGCATCCCCCTGAACCCCTACCTGAATCTACATAGCCTGCTTCCATCCAGTAACCTGGCAGGCAAGGAGACCCGGGGCTGGGGAGGCTCGGGGAGAGGCCGTCGCCCGGCTGAGCCCCCTTTGCCCAGCCCTGCAGTTCCTGGTGGAGGCAATGGTAACAACAGTGGCAGCAAAGCTTTCCAAATGAAGTCCCGCCTGCTCAGCCCCATTGCCAGTAACCGCCTGCCCCCTGAGCCAGGACTGCCTGACAGCTATGGCTTTGATTACCCCTCGGTGAGTACCAGGCTGCCCTGTATTCTGCCTGTCTCAGGGGTGGCCCTTTGTACCTGAAGAGCATGTCCATCTACAAACCATGCAGGGTGAACTTCCCTGGTCCAAACATCCAAAACATGAcaggcatgaggacccgagtctCATTCTAAGAGGCCACATAAAAAGAGCCAGGAGGATTAGCATGCTTGTGACCCCAGTTTTGAAGAGGGCTAGTCCAGTAGGTAAACTCCAGGCCagtggagagaccctgtctcaactggGTTTGCTcatgaggtaggaggattgctctgagttcaaggccagcctggtttacacagcatATTGCAGATGAACCACAGCTGCATAGTGATATCTTGTCTCTAAAAGGGGGACAGGGCTTGGCCAATCAGTGGTTCAGTATATAGAGTGTGTAAGGGctggagtttggatcctcagaaccAGTGTAAAAGCTAGGCAGGCATGGCAGTTTACCTCTAGTCCAGTGAGTATGAGGTGGAAACagcatttctggagggagctggCTAGCTAGATGAGTAGGTACCAGTAGGGATCCTTACTTCAGTGAACAAGGTGAAGAAAGATCCTGAATGtcgtcctctgtcctccatacaTATGTGTCCAAACACATGAACAAACAGGcccaaaactttaaaataaggTGGGACATTACACATCTGACCTTGTGTGGTAGGTCACAGGACAAAGCAGGCCATATCCTGTCAGTTGGGCGTTGtgccagcactgggaggtggaggcaggatgatcaggagttcaaagctagccccAGTTACATgagactgaaaaacaaaattaaaatgaaggtGTGAACTGGTGAGATTCCCAGCTGGCAAAGGTGCTTGTCTCCAAGCCTGTAGATCCGTTCCTGGTCCCACACGGTAGAGGGGACCTGCTCTCAGAAGTTGTCCTCACCTACACATGGCTACACATGGGCACGAAatttttgccaggtggtggtggcgcacgcctttaatcccagcacttgggaggcagaggcaggttgatctctgtgagttcagggacagcttagtctacaaagcaagctctaggacagccagggctacatggagaaaccttggctcaaaaaaaaaaaaatttttttttttaaacagtataAAAGGgtgtggccgggcgatggtggcacacgcctttaatcccagcactcgggaggcagaggcaggcagatctctgagttcgagaccagcctggtctacagagctaggacaggctccaaagccacagagaaaccctgtctcggaaaaaaaaaaaatgggtgtgaATTGTACCAGAGACACTGGTGAATTTCTCTCATTGGACTTAGGGGACCTCCCCCTCCACGTTTTTTCCTTTATGTGGTATTTCAAAAGCCAAGGCAACTCGAGTCAGAAATACTCCTGTTTACAGACACTTCTGTAAAAAGCTAGTATCaggtgggcaggcaggcaggagcttGTGGCTAACACATTCCCTTTTCTTAAGTCTCCTGTCCATGTCCATCTTTTAGACTTTAGATCTTGCTGGCTTTttaatgggttttgtttgtttttgttttttgggtttttttgagacaggacttatgtagcccaggctggcctctactcACTAAATAGCTGAGATGGCTCTgaatgttgttttttgtttgtttgtttgtttgttttttaaatcgagctatacatttttctctgcctcccctcccccatgactTATCTGTACTACCCGAGTACTGGGATCTCGGGCATTCACCATCATAcccagtttatgtggtactgAGGATGGAAAACCAGCCTTCATACATGCTATCTGGGTTGGTACTTAAGTGTAGCCTAAGTCCCAGGGCATGCTTTCTCCCTCGACAATACAGTCATTTCACTACAACCATCCTGGAGCTCATGTACACACTTACTTGGTTTGGTGTGCTATCCCTATCCTACTGAAGTCCATGCAGGTCCAACTGTGGGCCATGGATCCCTAGTGTTAAATTGTGAGGAATTGACTCAGGGTGAGGATGGCAAACACCAACAGCCCTCCCCCCGTGCTTTTGTCCCTTTAATTTAGGATATGGGACCTCGACGGCTCTTCTCTCACCCTCGGGAGCCAGCCCTAGGGCCTCATGGACCCAGCCGACACAAGGTAAGAGTCAAGACACTGGCCATGTTCTGCAGCCTCAGTATCCCACAGTGAATATTGTGGTCAGCACTAGCTGTGTAACTGAAGTTATTGAACAAAGCTGAACtctacaaacttttttttttttgttttttgttttttgtttttggagacagggtttctctgtagctttggagcctgtcctggaactccctttgtagaccaggctggcctcgaactcacagagatccgcctgcctctgcctccctagtgctgggattaaaggcgtgcgccaccaccgcccggctttcttttcttttcttttctttactttttttgagTTGGGGTCTCTGtaactgtggctgtcctggaacttgttctctaGACCgtgctgtcctcaaactcagagatccatgtgcctctgcctccctagtgctgggattaaaggcatataccaccttTGCCTGACTTCACAAACTTTTGAGGCAATCTTGCTGTTGCCCAACTCAAATCTCTAGGCTCAAGAGTTTATTTTTCACCTTGGGGCAGTAGGTGGTTCCATAGGTCCCCGAAGATAGCCATGATCAGGCCAGGTCATGGTGGGGTAGGGTTTTCACTGTTATCTTCCTCACTCGGCTGAACTTTTCTCTGCAGATGTCCCCGCCACCCAGCAGCTTCAATGAGCCTCGGAGTGGTGGAGGCACTGGGGGAtccctttctcatttttattctggTTCACCCACCTCCTACTTTACCAGTGGcctacaggctggcctcaagcagaGCCACCTCAATAAGGTAAGAAGCTAGGCCCACTGAGGACTGGGTCCTGTGTATCTATGTCTCTTTCTAGGGTTTTGTCATCCAAGGTGCCTCAGGTCTGGCTCCATTGGTGGCAGGGCTCGGTCTTGCTTGCTGAAGTGGCAATGGTCTGCTCTGACTCCCTGCTGTGTGGAGCTCAACACTGATCAGCTTCCCCTCATCTCAAGTTCACCTAAGATGTGGGTGGTCTTATCCCCAAAGGACAGAGGAGAAACAGTTTAATTACCACCAGTTCTTGTAGCTCTGTGTGGCAGACACCCTCAGGGGTGACTTGTCCCACCTCTTTGATTTCCCCAGGCGGTTGGTTCCTCCCCAATGGGCTCCAGTGAAGGGCTCCTGGGCCTTGGCCCTGGGCCCAATGGTCACAGCCACCTGCTAAAGGTACGGGCAAGGGGAGGGGAGGCTCAGGGCTGGGGAGCCCCGGCCCCTAGGAGGCCCCTGACCCAGCCTCCCCTGCCATCTGTCTCCAGACCCCACTGGGCGGCCAGAAACGCAGTTTTTCCCACCTGCTGCCCTCGCCTGAGCCCAGCCCAGAGGGCAGCTACGTGGGTCAGCACTCCCAGGGCCTCGGTGGCCACTACGCGGACTCCTACCTGAAGCGGAAGAGGATTTTCTAAGGGGTCGGCGCCAGAGATGCTCCAAGGGCCTGCACCAAAttgcttttgggttttttctggtatttgtgttttgtgggattttatttttattattattttttatgtcctTTCTTTGGGTAATAGAGAAATCTCTGAAAAAGACTTTGCTGACCAACCAGCAGGAGCTCAAGGAATGTAGGGGTGTCTGGGGGCCACACCATTACCTGTGGGCCTGCTCCTGGAGTCAAAATCCTGCAGCCTTAAGAGAGAGGGGCCTGgcctgctctctttccttccccaactcctgGTCTCCTGTGCCCGGCTCTCCAGGCTTCCTCGCCTGCCTCGTCACTCCTGTGTTCTGGCCTTTCGAGTGCCTTTGGAGGTGTCCTTGACCTGTGAGGATCAGGGACAGTCCCCTTTTTAAACTTAGACAATTgaatttgatttccttttctaatttttattttttaagacaaccAGGATGATGACCacatccaccccccaccccaggaaaaCCCCAACTTTGATTCCTTCAGGATCTGGCCTACCTGGGCCTCCATTCCACTTTGGGTTTCCAACAGCTTAACTCTGTTCTCTTTTCCCAATCATCTGCTGCAGGTATAGCTGTCTCAtgcccctgcctgcctgctctggCCAGTACCCCAGTCCCAGGATCTCCACTCCCCTGCCATACTCTTCTTGCCTTCTGATGCCTTAAAGTTGGGCCACAGGTCCTACTAGGTCAGAGCTTCTCAGATGCCAGGCTCTGGAAGCTTGACTCAGGACCAAAGAGCTCTGACCTAGGGATCGTCCTTTCTCCAGGGTGTCTGCCCTGTGGACAGAAGGCCAAAGCCTTGGTCTTGGCAAACCACCCCTTTAGTACAGAAACCAGTGTTTTCTGCTGGCTTCAACCGTCCCTGCTGCTGTCTGCGAAAGTTGACCATTGTACCCAGGTCACTGGGCCTCTGCCATGTCCCTCCAAACCCAgatcaccaccacccccccccaggCCAGATCACTGGAGCTGGCCTCCTCTCTGcccacacaaattctacttcagCCTGCCCACCTGAGGAGACCCAGGGAATCTTGCCCCTGGCCAGCTGAGCCACCAGCCTCCCTCCCCAAATCTGATGGCCCAAACCCACTCCAGGGGGGTATCcctttccccccttcctcccacacagACCTTTGCTGAATTAAAGTTTGTAAGTAAacggttttaaaaaaaatcagagctggCTGGTTCTTGGAGATAAACTGTGGGCCCAGCAAGATAGTTCCGTGTTAGAGGAACGACACCTACCACTAACTCCGACAACCCGATTTTTACCCCTGGGGCCCAAATGACTCCcgtaagttgttctctgacctacacatgtaaCACAGATGGGCaagcatgtgctcacacacagtcTCTAAAATttaagttggactttggtggcgctagcttttaatcccagcacttgggaggcagaggcaagagaatgagttccaggtcaaccaggtctacatagcaaattctacAACAGTTTAGTCTATATAGAAAGAATCTGTCCccaaaaaagtttttttctttaaaccctGGGCATGGGTTTAAAGAGAGACTTAATTCCAGCCTCCcctacagagtgagactgtctcaagggCTCAAGAGTTTGGTCCCAAAtgttgctctggcagaggaccggacttcagttcccaacacccatacagCCCGCTAATTCTGGGCTCTACAGACACCAGGCACCCACTTCAAGGTGCTCATTTATACAAGCAGAACACACATGGCTTAAGGCGGGGGTGAAGGGGCTTAGGAAATCAAAGGGCCAGGCCGGAAGTCAGACTGAATTCTGGTACATCACCTCTGACCTCATGCGGCTGCGGTTAAAGTTGCCGCATAGTCACTGAGCATGCTCGGTGTTCCGGTCACGTGGCCTATCATGGCCGCCTCCATGGCCCGCGGCGTGAGTGCCCGGGTCCTGTTGCGGGCCGCCGGGGGATCTTGGGGTAACTGGACTGGGCACGGGGCAGCGATATCCAGGACTCTCCGGAGTACAGGTACCTAGGGCCAGGCCGGGCCGCGGCTGGCAGCGAGGCCGCAGCCGCTCACCCACTCGTGTTTTCCAGGAGAGCGGCGCGCAGGGGAGGACGAGGCGGACGGCCCGGAGCTGCCCCGGGACGCGTGAGTGCCCGCCACGCCTTGCCCCGCCCTGCCACTCAGCCGCAGGCCGGCCTCGGCTCAGCGCCTGCACCCTGTCTGTCCCCAGGGTCAACGTGGTCTTCGTGGACCGCTCTGGTCGGCGGATCCCCGTGAGGGGCAGAGTTGGGGACAATGTTCTTCACCTGGCCCAGCGCCATGGGGTGGACCTGGAAGGTAGGTCATAGGGAATTACTTGGAGACCCTTGCCATTCTTTCACATCCTTTTTGCATTTCTGAGACGGTCTCATAATAATAGCTCAGGTTTGCCTCGAATTACTATCAGAGGGTGGCGTgcaacttctgaccctcctgcctccacctccctagtgctgtgtgACAGTGCCCCACAGTAACACCTTACCCGgtagttttgttttggtgtggACTAGTGGGTCGGTAATCAGGGCCTCACGCTCTACCTCAGGCTGTCCAACAACTTGAATATGTAATTCAGGGTAGCCTGCACCTTATTGCAGTGATGCTCCTGCTTCCACTTTCTGAGTACTGAGACTACAAGCATGTGCTACTACACCTCCATATGCggagggggtgggagtgggaagagCTGAGATAGACTCGGTGTAACTCAGGCTGTTTTGAAAGTAACTAACCAAGCTAGGTTCAAACCCACGGgagtgaccctcctgcctccccgtCTTGGGTGCTAAGGTTAAGACAGTCTCTGTGCCTTCGCCTTAAACCCACtggatgatcctcctgcctcagctttctcagttctgggattacagactgtCTCCACTGTTTAGCCACCTCTGAGTTTGAGCTGATAGGATGGCTCCTACACAAGCCTaccaacctgagttcaattccctgagACCACATAAAGGCAGGAAAGAAGCTGGCTGCGGCAGATGCACACATCATGTACGTAGTAATAGCACACTCAAATTAGAGACAATCATAGAActggagaggttgctcagtgcTGAAGAGTGCATATGGCCCTTGCAAAAGGCTTTGCTCTGTCCCTGCCATTCGCTCTGTGCCAGGTAATTCACAGCCTTCTATACCAATAGCTCCACGGCTCAGACCCTCACCTGACCTCTGTGGCCACTGCACTCTcatgcccagcacacacagacatacaaataaatacttaaaattaaaaacttaacaCTGAACTAAAACTTGGTCCCGGAGCAGCTCTTACTGTTTACTAGAGGCTACTAGAATATGCCTTCTCTTGTAGCTTGTGGATTCTTGCTGTTGACCCCTGCCCTCCAGTGCtgagatcagtgtgtgtgtgactctgtccCTTCTTCAGGCCGCAGCGCTCAGGACTATCCCCAGACCTCTGTGCTTCTTGTTCTGTGTCAGAAGTGTTTTCCCAGCACATTGCTAGCCAGGCTCCTCTTTCTCCAGACTGTGTCTGGCACCCTTTCACCCCAGCTTAAGCCCATgctcatgtctgtctgtgtatctcgTGGTCTCAAAGTTTGTTTCATTGGCTCTCTGCCATCTGCCTCATTCCTGTCACCTGTggcctctcctgtcctctgcGAGTGTTGATTGCAGTTCCTCGTGCAGCTTTGTGACTAGAGCAGGGTGATCCACCCTGCAGAAAGAGAGAGTGCACCGTGTGATGGTAGGTGGGTTCAGACGCAAGAGAAGCACGGCAAAACATGATTCATACATGGGGCATTTAGTCCTCCCATGCTGCTCTCTGCGAATATCAGTGggaattttctttattgaatttatttatgtgcatacatgtgcctcTGTAGAGGTTAAAGGACAGCTTAAGGCACACAATTCACTCCTTCCATATTGTTTTGctaggattgaactcgggtctttaGACTTGGCAGCAATCCCTTTACCCAATGAGTGCATTCCAGGCAAGGCAGGGATTtttggtgagaccctgtctttaaaaaaagaaaaaaaaaatgaagcctgatgtagttgcgcacgcctttactcccagactccggaggcagaggcaggcggatctctgggtcAAAGCCGTtctggtgtacatagtgagtgccaggacagccagggctatatagtgaaaccctgtctcaaacaaaaacaaaaatggcaaTGTCTGCTTAGATTCATACCCAGCCTGGATAACTTAGcaagagtccctgtctcaaaaataatgaaattatgaaaacacAAATTATGAAAAATTGTATTTCAAAAAATGATGAGCGTCCTTGTGTGAATACTGTCTACTGAGTGTGCCGAAGTGACAGGCCCTCTGAGCCTAACAGGAACTGGGAGCcaagtaataaagaaattgctagGGTTTCACTGGCAGATGAGTTGGAAGGGTCTGCGCCGGGTTAGATGTGGCtgagcatggtggcgcacacctttgctgccagcacttggtagagaggcaggtggatctctgggatttgaggccagcccgttctacatagcaagttctaggatagccagggctacacagtgagactttttCTTGGAACAAACCAAAAATCCAGTGAAAATGGATAGAGCTGCTGGAAAGTGCTGGTGAGTCTAGCGTCTGGTGTACCGAGCAGCGATTGGAACAGAGAGAAAGGTAAATCAGCAGACAGCAAGCCAACTCGAGGATAGAAAGGTGGCTATAGATTACCTGGGCAATGGTGGGCATTCCTGTGGCCCTTGCTGCATCAGAAGCTGAGCATCAGGACTACCTGAGTCTAAGAGTTCAAGACCAAGCAGTGCAACAAAAACCCAGGGTAATCCAAACAAGTGAGACCTGCTGGCTCGGGCCTATAACCCTATCTGCTTGGGAAGCTGAACCAGGAGAGTGGAAAGTTGAGGATCTGGGCTGGCACGATGACTCATTGATTAAAGGGCACTTGCCGCCAAGCCTTaggacctgagtccaatccctaAAATTGACTTGGAAGAAGCAatgcaagatgtcctctgaccttaacatgtgtgctgtggtgtgcacatttccacacagattcacacatccataaataaatgtttaaaaagcatttaaggATTGGCCTTTAGTCCCAGGCCCAGATTCAGACCTAGCCTAGATAACTCAGTCTCAAAAATTAGATTtgactagccaggtggtggtggcgcaggccttttaatcccagcacttgggaggcagaagcaggtgtatctctgagttttgaggccagcctggtctacgaagcaagttccagacagctagagctgtaacacagagaaattttgtctcagaaaaaaattacagatttggGAGAATGCGGTGGTTCAGGGGGTCAAGGCACTTGAAGCAGAAGTCTGGTGACTGATTTCAGTCCTCTGGGTGGAGAGCAACAGAGCCGCCCTCTGACGTCCATAGGGATGCTGTGGCAAGCAAAGCAGAGAACATTGTAGGTCATGGGTACAAAGGCAGAGGCCCTGAGGTGGACTGAAGTTAGCGTAGGACTAGGCATAGTGGCTCAC
Proteins encoded in this region:
- the Fdx2 gene encoding ferredoxin-2, mitochondrial, whose translation is MLGVPVTWPIMAASMARGVSARVLLRAAGGSWGNWTGHGAAISRTLRSTGERRAGEDEADGPELPRDAVNVVFVDRSGRRIPVRGRVGDNVLHLAQRHGVDLEGACEASLACSTCHVYVSETHLDLLPPPEEREDDMLDMAPLLQENSRLGCQIVLTPELEGVEFALPKVTRNFYVDGHIPKPH
- the Raver1 gene encoding ribonucleoprotein PTB-binding 1; protein product: MAADVSVTHRPPLSPEAEAEAETSETADRRAPEQELPPLDPEEIRKRLEHTERQFRNRRKILIRGLPGDVTNQEVHDLLSDYELKYCFVDKYKGTAFVTLLNGEQAEAAINAFHQSRLRERELSVQLQPTDALLCVANLPPSLTQAQFEELVRPFGSLERCFLVYSERTGHSKGYGFAEYMKKDSAARAKSDLLGKPLGPRTLYVHWTDAGQLTPALLHSRCLCVDHLPPGFNDVDALRQALSAVYTPTFCQLACGQDGQLKGFAVLEYETAEMAEAAQQRADGLALGGSHLRVSFCAPGPPGRSMLAALIAAQATALNRGKGLLPEPNILQLLNNLGPSASLQLLLNPLLHGGASGKQGLLGAPPAMPLLSGPALSTALLQLALQTQSQKKPGILGDSPLGTLQAGAQPANSLLGELSAGGGLAPELPPRRGKPQPLLPPLLGPSGGDREPMSLGPPASQLTPPPAPVGLRGSSLRGLPKDSGPLPTPPGVSLLGEPPKDYRIPLNPYLNLHSLLPSSNLAGKETRGWGGSGRGRRPAEPPLPSPAVPGGGNGNNSGSKAFQMKSRLLSPIASNRLPPEPGLPDSYGFDYPSDMGPRRLFSHPREPALGPHGPSRHKMSPPPSSFNEPRSGGGTGGSLSHFYSGSPTSYFTSGLQAGLKQSHLNKAVGSSPMGSSEGLLGLGPGPNGHSHLLKTPLGGQKRSFSHLLPSPEPSPEGSYVGQHSQGLGGHYADSYLKRKRIF